Proteins encoded within one genomic window of Anopheles gambiae chromosome 3, idAnoGambNW_F1_1, whole genome shotgun sequence:
- the LOC5668216 gene encoding glycerate kinase — MIRSWPQFARKMSTANSASLTNLRELFLCGVEAVKPKSLFDGCHMSAGSIRESFLHDHKRYHVVGFGKAVLGMAVQLECHLGSRLSGGCISIPTGTGERFAGEAEFTLSPSTAIEVIECARNNLPDEGSLMAAKKIKQIAHSMTSDDVLCVLVSGGGSALLCLPKELITLEEKLQLIKSLATAGASIDELNNVRIALSEVKGGQLALAAEHAYRVYSYVISDIVGDPVALIASGPTVVQKGVAVNGKAKEILEKYGLWSKLPDSILKVIEQPTVREVKETYNNDLFLLGNNEVAVNCIVQQAQARDWECIVLSKRIEGNVIDLAPVYIQLAAILYNLKTNFISETIAKEKLRELLTPLPYSDVKMEEFISQAVEGNKEKPLLIVGAGEPTVCVSGGGKGGRNQELALRFTVGVRELERVPDAVCFLSAGTDGIDGPTDVAGAIGGAFVAREFEETFHLAEAKSFLEQNDSYRFYEAVSGGQYFVKTGHTGTNVMDVHLLLINPQWVK, encoded by the coding sequence ATGATAAGATCGTGGCCTCAATTTGCAAGGAAAATGTCTACAGCCAATAGTGCCAGCTTGACCAACCTCAGGGAACTGTTTCTATGCGGCGTTGAGGCGGTTAAACCCAAATCGTTGTTTGATGGCTGCCACATGTCGGCGGGCAGTATCCGCGAAAGTTTCCTTCACGACCACAAACGCTATCACGTGGTAGGTTTCGGCAAAGCCGTTCTGGGCATGGCAGTTCAGTTAGAATGTCACCTTGGGTCGCGGCTGTCGGGAGGATGTATAAGCATACCTACGGGTACGGGTGAACGATTTGCTGGAGAAGCAGAGTTCACTCTTTCGCCCAGCACTGCGATCGAAGTGATCGAGTGTGCTCGGAACAACCTGCCGGATGAAGGATCGTTAATGGCGGCAAAAAAGATCAAGCAAATTGCCCACAGCATGACATCGGATGATGTGCTGTGCGTTCTGGTTTCTGGTGGTGGTTCGGCTCTGCTTTGTCTGCCCAAGGAGCTCATTACGCTGGAGGAAAAACTGCAGCTAATCAAATCACTGGCCACGGCAGGTGCATCCATCGATGAGCTAAACAACGTTCGAATAGCTCTGTCGGAGGTGAAAGGAGGACAGCTTGCGCTGGCGGCCGAGCATGCTTATCGGGTTTATTCTTACGTAATATCTGACATTGTCGGTGATCCGGTAGCATTGATTGCGAGTGGACCGACCGTAGTCCAGAAAGGAGTGGCTGTGAATGGGAAAGCGAAAGAGATTTTGGAGAAGTATGGCCTGTGGAGTAAGCTTCCCGATTCTATCCTTAAAGTAATTGAACAACCAACGGTTAGAGAAGTGAAGGAAACGTACAATAATGACCTATTCTTACTAGGCAACAATGAGGTAGCTGTAAATTGTATCGTACAGCAAGCTCAGGCTCGAGATTGGGAGTGTATCGTGCTATCAAAAAGGATAGAAGGAAACGTGATCGATTTGGCTCCCGTTTACATACAGTTGGCAGCGATCTTGTACAATTTAAAAACCAACTTTATATCAGAAACCATTGCCAAAGAAAAGCTCCGCGAGCTGCTTACACCCCTTCCATACAGTGACGTCAAAATGGAAGAATTTATAAGTCAAGCAGTGGAAGGTAACAAGGAAAAGCCACTACTGATTGTTGGTGCTGGGGAGCCAACGGTTTGCGTTTCGGGCGGTGGCAAAGGGGGTCGAAATCAAGAGCTGGCTCTCCGCTTCACGGTCGGTGTGCGAGAGCTGGAACGTGTGCCCGATGCGGTGTGCTTTCTATCGGCCGGTACGGATGGTATCGATGGCCCTACCGATGTGGCCGGTGCGATCGGGGGAGCGTTCGTGGCGAGAGAGTTTGAGGAAACATTCCACCTGGCAGAAGCGAAATCGTTCCTAGAACAGAATGATTCGTACAGATTCTATGAAGCAGTAAGCGGCGGGCAATATTTCGTAAAAACTGGCCACACAGGTACGAATGTGATGGATGTACATTTACTGTTAATAAACCCGCAGTgggtaaaataa
- the LOC133393071 gene encoding uncharacterized protein LOC133393071, producing MATNGINEARTSISCENIPELFLDKLTAKMHFSQFGKIKRFILRPNRLSCTVEYEQPESAQQALERGGQFKNVSFSIYWTDLKPPLVNDNGKVGGSLDLDVQMELEAIDNVRSPSQNLLAYYKGGEQRTAPPVTNNRPTLAKLSMPVSARNETDPKIGQARMELETLANKPAFSAEERCRVLEAKDRYIRLTTERTTDIRKAKNIVGTCPDMCPEKERYLREWKCMVPSYERQPGGGAQIDHVKAIKQYSRSSADQELPLPHELRSQQALGRTMHFLLTHLADLCNDDEGEGGGNVSDWFHYIWDRTRGIRKDITQQDLCSVTVVELVEQCTRFHIHCAARLVSEDPSVFDQKINTENMTKCLQTLKYMYTDLGQRGQRCPAEAEFRAYMVLLYLNDGNFLWELRQLPEAIIHSKEIQFALSVYFALEENNFVRFFQLVRSTTYMNACILLRYFTQVRQKALEILRKAYAVRSTASFSLEYMTRILGFEDEEQAEAFFDHYGIMIDQTTDMVLFEPRQMNFYQPELPFPTSRAVRLVESKRTVSVGEAICGRPLEQWELQLPMVQPPNDSFDESGCLKEEVLQNVFADRRLSQEKSESRVQKPQPVKDDRELHAIEEGKLDSMEPDAPNESMADDRLFKVPSPTTVVPRLSPRARTPPTKPVPAPFPAEQNATPALPPPVFGTIGAKTAPSSVETAGFKTSTEAPSSFSFANAFAKPVFGTPPSTGNAPATSSVAEGGSLFGAFKSTPIPMAGGNLFGGVSNVAGSQSDSTDRVTMSWVNPPQNTAITPAGQKRAFHGAVKDTSPAKPPAPVTVSGTSFFQAKPAELLPSSNSSGGSLFGSANSFGGTALFGKAPSMPAAFGSSPALTAGFFQQPLKERNDNRENVGIPVERKEPNVDAEIEKQREKLKQEEEKRKQEKLLEERKQAIERASTVELEKLIDSVVEELVPEIAEAALDRQKRIQRTAVDVFNELVAELLTTHVTKTAEQEIERVERLRAARVRKLSMKYFHRWHRNAKSAARWRRLMRTVPPSFVNGSIRMDELPRCDQLRPFLNARCTGSKRSVDSVLQDQSVLREVFLFDAFPERKLIDPFVQLEGMINQLQQMQVPTRILGIAEPIYWKLVLSLPVEGEEGSAGFPSFVKRWLECCAFRKENREENHPYFYLAKRSPPSKQMLGTKTHSKGDGSQGQRAICMRLLQGQSLISEKYTDRAEACVLTDGVLFFLSDRCQIEQARNRLKSILTKCGSHQPSIAVILYCPNTVGAESSLVSVDSFEQNLGLAAGIVKRWRVFLWSRGTENDTLREAVHYLAHCYRAQMQFEPPRYEERLEMRPLNDFLERCVGSELWFRFDKSCRQSRGYLLAGKNANAIVELYNMVISKVQAMVSQDLNQFVRLPEEFGKLRDQASMATTRTNLLPLPEAYFPPDWNDTKRKNQLIQLLKPLKLHPLPDSLLAAIDRAAQASTSQGVAIDVAELRKELNEYLSSYRVPLAENPHELSALTQQFLQGIASQLAGYAYNTETRPTKRFGENVRRCYWVPLLALISETILRVLLKRAEGGSSNGLPHEVCYRRIDFLHHTETVWWKAQLQQIQKEALGSIEASRSNTPDTFALSPPSSSTTSAQDRKRAHTKLAHHNESNTSLNSVVSGSDTSFSDSIRSANFHKRPKIVNGVIYSREIVDDVIAQGMRALVRAEELLSQKQNHATELQRIFKPLETTIQEVEQTCRNIQYKHGSRASK from the exons ATGGCTACGAACGGAATAAATGAAGCTCGCACCTCTATCAG CTGCGAAAACATTCCGGAACTGTTTCTGGACAAACTCACTGCCAAGATGCACTTTAGTCAGTTTGGCAAAATCAAACGATTCATACTGCGGCCAAATCGATTATCGTGCACGGTCGAGTACGAGCAGCCAGAGTCGGCCCAGCAAGCCCTGGAGAGGGGTGGACAGTTCAAGAACGTGTCTTTTAGCATCTACTGGACGGACCTCAAACCTCCATTGGTAAACGACAACGGTAAGGTGGGCGGATCGCTCGATCTGGACGTGCAAATGGAACTGGAAGCAATCGACAATGTGAGATCACCTTCACAAA ATTTGTTGGCGTATTATAAGGGTGGTGAGCAACGCACTGCTCCCCCGGTCACAAACAACCGGCCGACTCTTGCGAAACTTTCGATGCCAGTCTCGGCACGCAACGAAACGGATCCTAAGATTGGGCAGGCTCGTATGGAGCTTGAAACGTTGGCCAACAAACCGGCATTTTCGGCAGAGGAGCGATGCAGAGTGCTGGAGGCAAAGGATCGATACATTCGCCTCACCACGGAACGTACGACGGACATCCGGAAGGCGAAGAACATCGTGGGCACCTGCCCGGATATGTGTCCGGAGAAGGAGCGCTACCTGCGTGAGTGGAAGTGTATGGTGCCTTCGTACGAACGGCAACCCGGCGGCGGTGCACAGATAGATCACGTGAAAGCCATCAAACAGTACTCCCGGAGTTCGGCCGATCAggagctgccgctgccgcACGAACTACGCTCGCAGCAGGCCCTTGGACGGACGATGCACTTCCTGCTAACCCATCTGGCCGATCTGTGCAATGACGACGAGGGCGAAGGAGGAGGCAACGTAAGCGACTGGTTCCATTACATCTGGGACCGGACACGTGGCATCCGGAAGGACATCACGCAGCAGGATCTGTGCTCAGTCACTGTGGTTGAGTTGGTGGAACAGTGCACTCGCTTTCACATACATTGTGCCGCCCGGCTAGTCTCGGAGGATCCGTCGGTGTTTGACCAGAAGATCAACACCGAAAACATGACGAAATGTTTGCAGACACTCAAGTACATGTACACCGATCTGGGCCAGCGCGGTCAACGCTGTCCGGCGGAGGCAGAGTTCCGTGCGTACATGGTGCTGCTGTACCTGAACGATGGCAACTTCTTGTGGGAGCTACGCCAGCTGCCGGAGGCCATTATTCATTCCAAGGAGATTCAATTTGCCCTGTCCGTTTACTTTGCGCTGGAGGAGAACAATTTTGTGCGCTTCTTCCAACTCGTCCGGTCGACCACGTACATGAACGCATGCATCTTGCTGCGCTACTTCACGCAGGTACGTCAGAAAGCACTTGAAATTCTACGCAAAGCGTACGCAGTacgctccacagcttcattctCCCTGGAGTACATGACGCGTATCCTCGGGTTCGAAGATGAAGAGCAAGCGGAAGCCTTCTTCGACCACTATGGCATCATGATAGACCAAACAACCGATATGGTGTTGTTCGAGCCGCGACAGATGAACTTCTACCAGCCGGAGCTGCCATTTCCTACCTCCCGTGCTGTCCGGTTGGTCGAAAGCAAACGTACCGTGTCGGTTGGAGAAGCCATCTGCGGGCGCCCTCTGGAGCAGTGGGAACTGCAGCTTCCGATGGTGCAACCACCGAACGATAGCTTCGATGAAAGTGGATGCCTAAAGGAGGAGGTTCTTCAGAATGTGTTTGCGGATCGCAGGCTGTCACAAGAAAAAAGTGAATCACGTGTTCAAAAGCCGCAGCCTGTAAAGGACGACCGAGAGCTGCACGCAATAGAGGAGGGCAAGCTGGACAGCATGGAGCCGGATGCGCCCAATGAATCGATGGCGGATGATAGGTTATTCAAAGTGCCTTCGCCTACGACAGTAGTACCACGGTTGTCTCCCCGTGCTCGTACGCCACCAACCAAGCCAGTTCCTGCGCCGTTTCCAGCGGAACAAAATGCAACACCCGCACTACCTCCACCTGTCTTTGGCACAATAGGAGCCAAGACTGCGCCGAGCAGCGTTGAAACTGCAGGCTTTAAAACCTCAACTGAAGCTCCATCGTCGTTTTCATTTGCCAACGCATTTGCGAAGCCTGTTTTTGGAACGCCGCCATCAACTGGCAACGCACCAGCGACATCATCCGTCGCGGAAGGTGGTTCCCTTTTCGGTGCATTTAAATCCACTCCGATACCGATGGCAGGCGGCAATCTGTTTGGAGGGGTTAGTAATGTAGCGGGGAGTCAAAGCGACAGTACGGATCGTGTAACTATGTCCTGGGTGAATCCACCGCAGAACACGGCGATAACACCCGCCGGACAGAAGCGCGCATTTCACGGAGCAGTTAAAGATACGTCCCCAGCCAAACCTCCAGCACCGGTCACTGTTTCGGGCACATCCTTCTTCCAGGCTAAACCAGCTGAGCTTCTTCCATCATCGAATTCCAGCGGTGGATCCTTGTTCGGTTCAGCGAACAGCTTCGGAGGCACAGCGCTGTTCGGGAAAGCTCCCTCTATGCCAGCTGCATTTGGTTCTTCTCCTGCGCTAACTGCAGGTTTCTTCCAACAGCCACTCAAAGAAAGAAACGACAACAGAGAGAATGTCGGTATTCCGGTCGAGCGCAAAGAACCGAACGTCGACGCAGAGATTGAGAAGCAGcgtgaaaaattaaaacaagaggaagaaaaacgaaagcaGGAAAAACTACTCGAGGAGCGGAAACAGGCTATTGAGCGGGCAAGTACTGTGGAGCTGGAGAAGCTGATAGATTCGGTCGTGGAAGAGCTCGTTCCTGAAATTGCAGAAGCTGCCCTGGATCGACAAAAACGCATACAGCGCACTGCAGTGGACGTGTTTAACGAGTTGGTAGCAGAACTACTAACCACACACGTGACCAAGACCGCCGAGCAGGAGATTGAGCGTGTGGAACGACTGCGAGCGGCTCGGGTTAGGAAGCTGAGCATGAAGTACTTCCACCGCTGGCACCGCAATGCCAAGAGTGCGGCGAGATGGCGTCGATTGATGCGAACCGTGCCACCTTCATTCGTTAACGGGAGTATCAGGATGGATGAACTGCCCCGGTGTGACCAATTGCGCCCCTTCCTGAATGCTCGCTGCACTGGTTCGAAACGAAGTGTAGATTCCGTGCTTCAAGACCAGTCAGTGCTTCGCGAGGTGTTTCTGTTCGATGCTTTCCCAGAGCGAAAGCTCATTGATCCGTTCGTGCAGCTCGAAGGAATGATCAATCAGCTGCAACAAATGCAAGTTCCGACTCGCATTCTTGGCATTGCTGAGCCGATCTACTGGAAGCTGGTCCTGTCGCTACCGGTTGAGGGTGAGGAAGGTTCGGCCGGGTTTCCGAGCTTTGTCAAACGCTGGCTGGAGTGCTGTGCGTTTCGAAAGGAAAATAGAGAGGAAAATCATCCGTACTTTTATTTAGCAAAAAGATCACCGCCATCCAAACAGATGCTGGGCACAAAAACTCATAGTAAAGGAGATGGGAGCCAGGGACAGCGTGCCATCTGTATGCGGTTACTGCAGGGACAATCGCTAATCAGCGAAAAGTATACCGACCGTGCCGAAGCTTGTGTCCTCACGGACGGAGTGTTATTTTTCCTGAGCGATCGTTGCCAAATCGAACAAGCTCGGAATCGATTGAAGAGCATTTTGACAAAGTGTGGCAGTCATCAACCAAGCATAGCTGTCATTCTTTACTGTCCCAACACGGTGGGCGCGGAGAGTAGTCTAGTGTCCGTGGACAGCTTCGAACAGAATCTCGGACTGGCGGCAGGAATAGTGAAACGATGGCGAGTGTTTCTTTGGAGCAGAGGAACCGAAAACGATACTCTGAGGGAGGCCGTACACTATCTTGCCCACTGTTACCGAGCCCAAATGCAGTTTGAGCCGCCGCGCTACGAGGAACGGTTAGAGATGCGTCCATTGAACGACTTTCTGGAGCGTTGCGTTGGCTCGGAGCTGTGGTTTCGGTTCGACAAATCATGCCGTCAATCGAGAGGATACCTCTTGGCTGGGAAAAATGCCAATGCAATCGTTGAGCTGTACAACATGGTCATCAGCAAGGTTCAAGCTATGGTAAGCCAAGATCTAAATCAATTCGTTCGATTGCCGGAAGAGTTCGGCAAGCTGCGCGATCAAGCTTCGATGGCAACGACACGAACCAATCTTCTGCCCCTACCGGAAGCCTATTTCCCGCCAGATTGGAATGACACGAAGCGCAAGAACCAGCTGATTCAGCTGCTGAAACCGCTCAAACTTCACCCATTGCCGGACAGTCTGCTCGCTGCCATCGATCGAGCTGCACAAGCATCGACCAGTCAAGGTGTTGCCATCGATGTGGCAGAACTACGCAAGGAGCTGAACGAATACTTGTCCAGCTATCGTGTGCCGTTGGCTGAAAATCCACATGAGCTTAGTGCACTCACGCAACAGTTTCTGCAGGGCATTGCCTCACAGCTGGCCGGTTATGCTTATAATACGGAAACCCGACCTACGAAACGATTCGGCGAGAATGTTCGACGTTGTTATTGGGTGCCACTGCTAGCATTGATTTCGGAGACTATTCTGCGTGTGCTGCTAAAGCGTGCCGAGGGAGGATCGAGCAATGGCCTACCGCACGAGGTATGCTATCGACGTATTGATTTCCTGCACCACACTGAGACGGTTTGGTGGAAAGCTCAACTACAACAGATACAAAAGGAAGCACTTGGATCGATAGAAGCATCACGAAGCAACACACCGGACACTTTCGCATTGTCACCACCGTCAAGCTCAACCACCAGTGCACAAGATCGCAAGCGAGCGCATACAAAGCTGGCACACCACAACGAGAGCAATACAAGCCTCAACTCTGTTGTCAGCGGTAGTGACACTAGCTTCAGTGATAGCATTCGAAGCGCGAACTTCCACAAACGGCCCAAGATAGTGAATGGCGTGATATACAGCCGGGAAATCGTCGATGATGTAATTGCGCAGGGTATGCGAGCATTAGTCCGTGCTGAGGAATTGCTCAGTCAAAAGCAAAACCATGCCACCGAACTGCAGCGGATATTCAAGCCGCTCGAGACAACAATACAGGAGGTAGAGCAAACCTGTAGAAACATCCAATATAAACATGGCAGCAGAGCATCGAAGTAA
- the LOC133393072 gene encoding lipase member H-A-like yields MVDTNKVMFAGGLSRWLGILSVAISLQLVVGGDWNYFKCFETVKRCPNQNVSFYLYTRETQNNPTQLDMFNPESVTSANFIKGRPLIVLIHGYTGHRDYAPNPTIRPAYFAYDEFNIISVDYNPLALEPCYLQAVRNLPTVANCTAQLLDFIISNDIIPLDDIHVVGFSLGGQTSGMIANYLRAGRLKRITGLDPAKPLFVFASNEYKLDQTDAEFVQVIHTDVFQRGILHPSGHTDFYVNGGVVQPGCDATTMMTTGECNHNRAPEYYAESIGTEVGFYGYRCAHWYLYMLGICRGGGPNDQIAIMGAHTPNTTRGLYFLNVNMMPPYARGSNYTLREELASISANIGGPPPPPPPPPPPVN; encoded by the exons ATGGTGGACACTAACAAAGTGATGTTTGCCGGTGGACTGTCACGGTGGTTAGGGATACTTTCGGTCGCGATCAGCTTGCAGCTCGTTGTCGGTGGTGATTGGAACTATTTCAAGTGCTTCGAAACGGTCAAACGATGCCCGAACCAGAATGTGTCGTTTTATCTCTACACGAG agaaacacaaaacaatcccACCCAGCTGGACATGTTCAATCCGGAATCGGTCACGAGCGCCAACTTCATCAAGGGACGTCCGTTGATTGTGCTAATCCACGGGTACACTGGCCATCGCGATTACGCTCCAAATCCAACGATTCGCCCGGCGTACTTCGCCTACGACGAGTTCAACATCATCTCCGTCGACTATAATCCTCTAGCTCTTGAGCCTTGCTACCTTCAAGCCGTACGCAATCTGCCCACCGTTGCGAACTGTACCGCCCAGCTGCTAGACTTCATCATCTCCAACGATATCATCCCGCTGGACGACATCCACGTGGTGGGGTTCAGCCTCGGCGGCCAAACTTCCGGCATGATCGCGAACTATTTGCGGGCTGGCCGGTTGAAGCGCATCACGGGGCTGGATCCGGCCAAAccgctgtttgtgtttgcctCGAACGAGTACAAGCTCGACCAGACCGATGCGGAGTTTGTGCAGGTGATCCACACGGACGTGTTCCAGCGCGGGATATTGCATCCGAGCGGACACACGGACTTCTACGTGAACGGGGGCGTGGTGCAGCCGGGGTGCGATGCGAccacgatgatgacgacgggCGAGTGCAACCACAACCGGGCGCCCGAGTACTACGCGGAATCGATCGGCACCGAGGTGGGATTCTATGGGTATCGGTGCGCCCACTGGTACCTGTACATGCTCGGTATCTGCCGCGGTGGAGGCCCAAACGACCAGATCGCTATTATGGGAGCGCACACACCCAACAC AACCCGAGGCCTCTACTTCCTGAACGTTAACATGATGCCGCCTTACGCAAGAGGAAGCAATTACACCTTACGGGAGGAACTGGCATCCATATCGGCCAACATTGGgggtccaccaccaccaccaccaccaccaccgccaccggtcAACTAG
- the LOC1277959 gene encoding UDP-glucosyltransferase 2: MGTATVLSVVLVLAGVSQAANILFMSGVPSPSHYIWLRPLMYEMGRRGHNVTVLSADIEKQPPANVTYVHLENFYSTMYNTSMRQKLNFFDMANESPAKMLKLFDEFGLNLCEAAIKSEGLHFLLGYPTDFKFDLFLSDFMIGPCVPAIIMHRFKGVPYIPTTPYNAPSTAATVLGAYAYSGLVPNHVFDAPESMSFMQRVKNFYYDLYEMILHDTLMHPEADKIVRKLYPDAPPSNSFYKNVRLSLANINPIIQYKEPLMPNMIPVGGLQILPPKGLPEDLRKVVEGAKNGFILFSLGSNARSDLLGPERIRNILTAMERLPQYQFLWKFESDESKLPMAVPKNVFIRAWMPQNDLLAHPNVKLFITHSGLLSTQEAIWHGVPIIGFPVFADQFRNINYCVEAGIGKRLSIQHFQADELVQAVREVLGSDRYSARMKRISRLFRDQKETPLERAVWWCEWVLRNPDADLLQSRAMYMSWFQKYSYDVLTFYLAVILALVALAWKLLSIVKHSFLASSTKSKVE; this comes from the exons ATGGGTACGGCCACAGTGCTATCGGTGGTGCTCGTGCTGGCGGGCGTTTCCCAAGCCGCCAACATACTCTTCATGTCCGGCGTGCCATCCCCAAGTCACTACATCTG GTTACGCCCACTGATGTACGAAATGGGACGCCGGGGCCACAACGTGACCGTGCTCAGTGCGGACATTGAGAAGCAACCGCCGGCCAACGTGACGTACGTGCATCTGGAGAACTTCTACAGCACCATGTACAACACGTCGATGCGCCAGAAGCTCAACTTTTTCGACATGGCGAACGAAAGTCCGGCCAAAATGTTGAAGCTCTTTGACGAGTTTGGGCTCAATCTGTGCGAGGCGGCAATCAAATCGGAAGGACTACACTTCCTGCTCGGCTACCCGACCGACTTCAAGTTTGATCTGTTTCTGAGCGATTTCATGATCGGCCCGTGTGTGCCAGCGATCATAATGCATCGGTTTAAGGGTGTACCATACATTCCAACGACTCCTTACAATGCACCGTCGACGGCGGCCACCGTACTCGGGGCGTACGCTTACTCCGGACTGGTGCCGAATCACGTATTCGACGCTCCGGAAAGTATGAGCTTTATGCAGCGGGTGAAAAACTTCTACTACGATCTGTACGAGATGATCCTGCACGATACGCTGATGCACCCGGAGGCGGACAAGATCGTGCGCAAGCTGTATCCGGACGCACCGCCGTCGAACAGTTTCTACAAAAACGTACGCCTATCGCTCGCCAACATTAATCCAATCATTCAGTACAAGGAACCCCTGATGCCCAATATGATACCGGTTGGAGGGCTTCAGATACTTCCGCCAAAGGGGCTTCCGGAAGATTTGCGCAAAGTTGTGGAGGGAGCGAAGAATGGGTTCATACTGTTTTCGCTCGGCAGTAACGCTCGCAGCGATCTGCTTGGCCCGGAACGTATTCGTAACATTCTCACCGCCATGGAGCGGTTACCGCAGTATCAGTTCCTGTGGAAGTTCGAGTCGGACGAATCGAAGCTACCGATGGCGGTGCcgaaaaatgtgttcattcGTGCGTGGATGCCACAGAACGATCTGCTGGCGCATCCGAACGTGAAGCTCTTCATCACGCACAGCGGTCTGCTGAGCACGCAGGAAGCGATCTGGCACGGTGTACCGATCATTGGCTTCCCGGTGTTTGCAGATCAGTTCCGCAACATCAACTACTGCGTGGAGGCAGGCATTGGAAAACGGCTCTCCATACAACACTTCCAGGCGGATGAGTTAGTGCAGGCAGTGCGGGAAGTGTTGGGCAGTGATCGGTACAGTGCGAGGATGAAGCGCATATCCCGGTTGTTCCGGGATCAGAAGGAAACGCCACTGGAAAGAGCCGTTTGGTGGTGTGAATGGGTTCTCCGAAATCCGGATGCTGATCTTCTACAATCACGTGCCATGTATATGAGCTGGTTCCAGAAGTATTCTTACGACGTGCTGACGTTCTATCTCGCTGTGATTCTTGCCCTTGTGGCGTTGGCATGGAAATTGTTGAGTATTGTTAAGCATAGTTTTCTTGCCAGCAGCACAAAATCGAAGGTTGAGTAA
- the LOC1277958 gene encoding lipase member H: MQQLPFVSIGLVFIALAAFQSITEAQKQENKNVFNTSSCLEKPYRCPHPRIKFYLYTRRTQQTPELIDVLDPESLYYTHWNPSHPVKIVIHGFGGGRNLSPSPDMRKAYFTRGNYNIIIVDYGSAVTEPCLNQIEWAPRFGSLCVSQLVKYIANHPRGVPPDDMHLIGYSVGAHIAGLVANYLTPAEGKLGRITGLDPTIFFYAGSNNSRDLDPSDAHFVDIIHTGAGILGQWSPGGHADFYVNGGTSQPGCASSTIFQTLACDHTKVTPYFIESINSERGFWAGPCPTLISYLLGWCEPKDSEYVLMGEHLSRQARGVFYVTTNAKPPYARGFPGKNRRTAKTSEYAGVRRK, translated from the exons ATGCAGCAACTTCCGTTCGTTTCGATTGGATTGGTTTTCATTGCGCTGGCGGCGTTCCAGAGCATCACGGAAG CTCAAAAGCAGGAGAACAAAAATGTCTTCAATACCAGCTCATGCCTGGAGAAACCGTACCGCTGTCCACATCCCCGGATCAAGTTCTATCTGTACACGCGCCGCACCCAGCAGACGCCGGAGTTGATCGACGTTTTGGACCCGGAATCGCTCTACTACACGCACTGGAATCCTTCGCATCCGGTGAAGATCGTTATCCATGGGTTCGGTGGTGGTCGTAATCTGTCCCCGAGTCCCGATATGCGCAAGGCATACTTTACCCGCGGGAActacaacatcatcatcgtagACTACGGATCGGCAGTGACGGAGCCGTGCTTGAATCAGATCGAATGGGCTCCACGCTTTGGAAGTCTCTGTGTCTCGCAGCTGGTGAAGTACATTGCCAACCACCCACGGGGAGTCCCACCGGACGATATGCATCTGATCGGGTACAGTGTTGGAGCGCACATTGCTGGATTGGTGGCGAACTATCTGACTCCTGCGGAGGGCAAACTGGGACGGATTACTGGGCTCGATCCAACAATCTTCTTCTACGCGGGATCTAACAATTCGCGTGATCTTGATCCTTCGGATGCACACTTCGTTGACATCATACACACGGGAGCGGGTATTCTGGGACAGTGGAGTCCTGGAGGACATGCAGATTTCTATGTGAATGGAGGCACGAGTCAGCCAGGCTGTGCTAGCTCCACCATCTTTC AAACGCTTGCCTGTGATCACACGAAAGTGACGCCATACTTCATCGAGTCCATCAACAGCGAACGAGGATTCTGGGCTGGACCGTGTCCAACGCTGATTTCATATCTGCTTGGCTGGTGCGAACCGAAAGACTCCGAGTACGTCCTCATGGGAGAGCATCTATCAAGACA AGCTCGTGGTGTGTTCTACGTCACAACAAACGCTAAACCTCCATATGCCCGTGGATTTCCAGGCAAAAACCGCCGAACAGCAAAAACCTCCGAGTATGCGGGCGTTCGACGGAAGTAA